A single region of the Ictalurus punctatus breed USDA103 chromosome 17, Coco_2.0, whole genome shotgun sequence genome encodes:
- the LOC128635274 gene encoding uncharacterized protein CXorf65 isoform X3, with product MFITVLHGDDQKSLFNTQCKTVVLLDWIKVKCGCKNEAEIDLANLNGQLMNLPHHQFAVASDVLAQREEYILISISRTSDPSNPVHTSLLHNYDLHDPQCLAKLREEKTEKKPCASEEANGLSRRLPSSLSTESQPRPYKQIRFSSSPTFQTYSE from the exons ATGTTTATTACAGTGCTTCATGGTG ACGACCAAAAGAGTCTGTTCAACACTCAATGTAAAACAGTGGTCCTTTTGGACTGGATCAAAGTGAAGTGTGGATGTAAAAATGAAG CTGAGATTGATTTGGCAAATTTGAATGGTCAGCTGATGAATCTGCCTCATCACCAATTTGCAGTTGCTTCAGATGTTCTAGCCCAGAGGGAGGAATACATTCTCATCAGCATAAGCC GGACCAGTGATCCATCAAATCCAGTACACACTTCATTGCTTCATAACTATGACCTGCATGATCCTCAGTGCCTAG CTAAATTACGAGAGgaaaaaactgaaaagaaaccATGTGCATCTGAGGAAGCAAACGGCTTGAGCAGAAGGTTGCCCTCATCACTATCCACTGAGA GCCAACCAAGACCCTACAAACAAATACGCTTCTCAAGTTCACCAACTTTTCAGACATACTCTGAGTAA
- the LOC128635274 gene encoding uncharacterized protein CXorf65 isoform X1, which yields MFITVLHGDDQKSLFNTQCKTVVLLDWIKVKCGCKNEAEIDLANLNGQLMNLPHHQFAVASDVLAQREEYILISISRTSDPSNPVHTSLLHNYDLHDPQCLAKLREEKTEKKPCASEEANGLSRRLPSSLSTESQPRPYKQIRFSSSPTFQTYSDKPVSTFPILHCGLQTWTTIPRALIHSYHAHLHPISHTITPQFKRIFEAFTLCKVLCVITIPHHKRLYPVPRFDSCSLILFLVSCSRFFPCLVYACLPIA from the exons ATGTTTATTACAGTGCTTCATGGTG ACGACCAAAAGAGTCTGTTCAACACTCAATGTAAAACAGTGGTCCTTTTGGACTGGATCAAAGTGAAGTGTGGATGTAAAAATGAAG CTGAGATTGATTTGGCAAATTTGAATGGTCAGCTGATGAATCTGCCTCATCACCAATTTGCAGTTGCTTCAGATGTTCTAGCCCAGAGGGAGGAATACATTCTCATCAGCATAAGCC GGACCAGTGATCCATCAAATCCAGTACACACTTCATTGCTTCATAACTATGACCTGCATGATCCTCAGTGCCTAG CTAAATTACGAGAGgaaaaaactgaaaagaaaccATGTGCATCTGAGGAAGCAAACGGCTTGAGCAGAAGGTTGCCCTCATCACTATCCACTGAGA GCCAACCAAGACCCTACAAACAAATACGCTTCTCAAGTTCACCAACTTTTCAGACATACTCTGA caaaccagtttctacctttcccatcctgcactgcggcctacaaacatggactacaattcccagagcactcattcattcttatcacgcacacctgcatccaatttcacacacaatcacaccacagtttaaaaggattTTCGAGGCATTCACTCTTTGCAAAGTATTgtgtgttatcaccataccacaCCATaagcgtttgtaccctgttcctcgttttgattcatgttctttgatcttgtttctggtttcttgTTCTCGATTCTttccttgcctagtttatgcctgtttgccgatcgcctga
- the LOC128635274 gene encoding uncharacterized protein LOC128635274 isoform X4 → MFITVLHGDDQKSLFNTQCKTVVLLDWIKVKCGCKNEVASDVLAQREEYILISISRTSDPSNPVHTSLLHNYDLHDPQCLAKLREEKTEKKPCASEEANGLSRRLPSSLSTESQPRPYKQIRFSSSPTFQTYSE, encoded by the exons ATGTTTATTACAGTGCTTCATGGTG ACGACCAAAAGAGTCTGTTCAACACTCAATGTAAAACAGTGGTCCTTTTGGACTGGATCAAAGTGAAGTGTGGATGTAAAAATGAAG TTGCTTCAGATGTTCTAGCCCAGAGGGAGGAATACATTCTCATCAGCATAAGCC GGACCAGTGATCCATCAAATCCAGTACACACTTCATTGCTTCATAACTATGACCTGCATGATCCTCAGTGCCTAG CTAAATTACGAGAGgaaaaaactgaaaagaaaccATGTGCATCTGAGGAAGCAAACGGCTTGAGCAGAAGGTTGCCCTCATCACTATCCACTGAGA GCCAACCAAGACCCTACAAACAAATACGCTTCTCAAGTTCACCAACTTTTCAGACATACTCTGAGTAA
- the LOC128635274 gene encoding uncharacterized protein LOC128635274 isoform X2: MFITVLHGDDQKSLFNTQCKTVVLLDWIKVKCGCKNEVASDVLAQREEYILISISRTSDPSNPVHTSLLHNYDLHDPQCLAKLREEKTEKKPCASEEANGLSRRLPSSLSTESQPRPYKQIRFSSSPTFQTYSDKPVSTFPILHCGLQTWTTIPRALIHSYHAHLHPISHTITPQFKRIFEAFTLCKVLCVITIPHHKRLYPVPRFDSCSLILFLVSCSRFFPCLVYACLPIA; the protein is encoded by the exons ATGTTTATTACAGTGCTTCATGGTG ACGACCAAAAGAGTCTGTTCAACACTCAATGTAAAACAGTGGTCCTTTTGGACTGGATCAAAGTGAAGTGTGGATGTAAAAATGAAG TTGCTTCAGATGTTCTAGCCCAGAGGGAGGAATACATTCTCATCAGCATAAGCC GGACCAGTGATCCATCAAATCCAGTACACACTTCATTGCTTCATAACTATGACCTGCATGATCCTCAGTGCCTAG CTAAATTACGAGAGgaaaaaactgaaaagaaaccATGTGCATCTGAGGAAGCAAACGGCTTGAGCAGAAGGTTGCCCTCATCACTATCCACTGAGA GCCAACCAAGACCCTACAAACAAATACGCTTCTCAAGTTCACCAACTTTTCAGACATACTCTGA caaaccagtttctacctttcccatcctgcactgcggcctacaaacatggactacaattcccagagcactcattcattcttatcacgcacacctgcatccaatttcacacacaatcacaccacagtttaaaaggattTTCGAGGCATTCACTCTTTGCAAAGTATTgtgtgttatcaccataccacaCCATaagcgtttgtaccctgttcctcgttttgattcatgttctttgatcttgtttctggtttcttgTTCTCGATTCTttccttgcctagtttatgcctgtttgccgatcgcctga
- the si:ch211-286b4.4 gene encoding uncharacterized protein si:ch211-286b4.4, whose translation MYVSVEELCNSSCLSALPVLSARLAPNGQLVLRIKVMDESRIWSRNIMNVLGPDSHISSFGKIHFVQFSPDGVFGWILKDPVLIDIFLSEPFEILDGHPRKRRHTHELGLLISGPLPRIPNPIACLSTNDMLIFQLTINYTDRLLSHFPVYQKNHLFSSNPTWDFGAFRQLESLVKHSRFNSTRFAHAFMEPGKYVFLDNAVPDWSLIVVVKEEGTECDPTAAAFQPTSPAQLVRHGIVKQQRLNLLPDWGTIGGVLVLMVLLVVVLTLTALLLRPNHANLIAKGRPKPKWRSLGEPTVPVAYVYNEECIDSALLGLRGVGEGAEEEEPAVCKGFKNIFMELEGFNVKTLYDKLEDQNLHLASQLAKHRKDTQEFYRNICQQTDILRDVLENMEPSKLIQWKKIIDSKAQAKKESIYVESSMGLMEAVLKSLEAVLFRLNGEAWQQQHQHRDSRESEIHIRNTQISSTDMSELKARPDTEAASSGQGGRKYLSVPPLSTVPCVSEEDLAKLMALTPLTRTLQDIQQSLQELSQRPRAQEDKSTPSAIPDDPAEWASAKLIPVALDNLSPRCFAVFLFGCHVVQLLSRVCSFPPVMLLLAKTLPVTCTDTLLVYCYKEFYYDTANQILYILESKLQNAGQFVSVLLHSMAYISSGSASRDFMGALHSAISALSMQLFQLTFTQEQLECKIKEEIPHVAFGTIAEDFLSVKIPPETQFSQNLLAERLQKYKYFKLEHFLCEQNPPPANRSAEHPGQMSCKGLEKEQASMLKCQQDTVEQRLKEMRDRLSNSSAAQRTVCQEESPSQTTEQTHPDSQSMSEHTIKPGDNQGEVTEQFPRNKQHSKHMDEASGEKDMMA comes from the exons ATGTATGTCTCTGTGGAGGAGTTGTGTAACTCCTCATGCTTGTCTGCACTGCCTGTGCTATCTGCCAGACTGGCTCCAAATGGACAGCTGGTGCTCAGGATCAAAGTGATGGATGAAAGCAGGATCTGGAGCAGG AATATCATGAATGTCCTGGGGCCTGACAGTCATATCAGCAGCTTCGGAAAGATCCATTTTGTCCAGTTTTCTCCAGATGGAGTGTTTGGTTGGATTTTAAAGGACCCTGTGCTTATTGACATCTTTTTGTCTG AGCCATTTGAAATTCTGGATGGACATCCAAGGAAGCGAAGACACACCCATGAGCTAGGATTACTGATCTCAGGGCCTCTCCCTCGCATTCCCAACCCCATAGCCTGCCTTTCCACCAATGACATGCTCATCTTTCAGCTCACCATCAACTACACAg ACCGTCTCCTCAGCCACTTTCCAGTCTATCAAAAGAACCATTTGTTCAGCAGTAACCCTACCTGGGACTTTGGTGCATTCAGACAACTGGAAAGCCTTGTCAAACATTCCCGATTTAATTCCACCAG attTGCACATGCATTCATGGAGCCAGGGAAGTATGTGTTCCTGGACAATGCAGTGCCAGATTGGAGCCTGATAGTTGTGGTGAAAGAGGAGGGCACTGAGTGTGATCCTACTGCAGCTGCCTTCCAGCCCACCTCTCCAGCACAGCTGGTGCGACATGGGATTGTCAAACAACAGCGACTCAACCTGTTGCCTGACTGGGGTACCATTGGAG ggGTCTTGGTGCTGATGGTGTTACTAGTAGTCGTGTTGACTCTGACTGCCCTGCTTCTGAGACCAAATCATGCCAACCTCATTGCTAAAGGCAGACCAAAGCCTAAATGGCGCAGCTTGGGAGAACCTACTGTTCCTGTAGCGTATGTTTACAATGAAGAGTG TATAGATAGCGCTCTACTGGGACTCAGGGGAGTCGGTGAGGGtgcggaagaagaagaacctgCTGTGTGCAAAG GATTCAAGAATATATTCATGGAGCTGGAAGGATTCAATGTCAAAACACTGTATGACAAATTAGAGGACCAGAATTTGCATCTGGCATCACAGCTGGCTAAGCACCGCAAAGATACACAGGAGTTCTACAGGAATATCTGTCAGCAGACTGATATACTGCGG gATGTTTTGGAGAACATGGAGCCCTCAAAACTGATCCAGTGGAAGAAGATTATAGATAGTAAGGCGCAAGCCAAGAAGGAATCAATTTATG TGGAGTCATCGATGGGCTTGATGGAGGCTGTGCTGAAGTCTTTAGAGGCCGTGTTGTTTAGATTGAATGGAGAGGCCTGGCAGCAACAGCACcagcacagagacagcagagagagtGAAATCCACATCAGAAACACCCAG ATTTCTTCAACTGACATGAGTGAACTGAAAGCACGGCCGGATACAGAAGCAGCTTCTTCTGGCCAGGGTGGGAGGAAATATCTCTCAGTGCCCCCTTTGAGCACAGTACCCTGTGTGAGTGAAGAGGATCTGGCCAAGCTGATGGCGCTCACACCTCTCACCAGAACTCTGCAGGACATACAGCAGTCTCTGCAGGAACTCAGCCAAAGGCCCAGAGCACAGGAAGATAAGA GTACTCCTTCGGCAATTCCCGACGACCCAGCAGAATGGGCATCAGCAAAGTTGATCCCTGTTGCCCTTGATAACCTCTCTCCAAGGTGCTTTGCAGTGTTCCTGTTTGGCTGCCATGTTGTACAGCTGCTGAGCCGAGTCTGCTCGTTCCCTCCTGTCATGCTGCTACTGGCTAAGACTCTTCCAGTCACGTGCACTGATACTCTGTTGGTTTACTGCTACAAAGAGTTTTACTACGACACAGCCAACCAGATCCTGTATATCCTTGAGAGCAAGCTTCAAAATGCTGGCCAATTTGTCTCAGTTCTCTTACACTCCATGGCCTACATTAGCTCAG GCTCTGCATCTCGAGACTTCATGGGTGCTCTCCACTCAGCGATATCTGCCCTAAGTATGCAGTTATTCCAGCTCACCTTCACTCAGGAGCAGCTGGAATGCAAG ATTAAGGAAGAGATTCCACATGTTGCCTTTGGAACAATAGCGGAGGACTTCCTCAGTGTTAAAATTCCACCAGAAACTCAGTTCTCCCAGAATCTGTTGGCAGAAAG ATTGCAGAAGTATAAGTACTTCAAACTGGAGCATTTCCTTTGTGAACAAAACCCCCCTCCAGCAAACAGATCCGCAGAAC ATCCTGGTCAAATGAGCTGTAAAGGTCTAGAGAAG GAGCAAGCATCGATGTTAAAGTGTCAGCAGGACACAGTAGAGCAGAGATTGAAGGAGATGAGAGACAGGCTGTCTAACTCTAGTGCAGCACAGAGAACTGTGTGTCAGGAAGAAAGCCCATCCCAAACTACAGAACAAACACATCCAGACAGCCAGTCCATGAGCGAACACACAATCAAGCCAGGTGACAACCAGGGAGAGGTCACTGAGCAGTTCCCCAGAAATAAACAACACAGCAAACACATGGATGAAGCTTCTGGGGAAAAGGACATGATGGCTTAA